In one window of Chryseobacterium sp. JV274 DNA:
- a CDS encoding CopD family protein: MLYTIIKALHIIFMVSYFAGIFYLVRIFVYYKDTDEFPEEKKKILREQYTFMARRLWNIITVPAGVIMTVCGLVMIFLNTGLMKMGWFHLKLTFLIGLAIYHYWCWKKVLHLKELHGNTLPIANIKLRQANEIATFILFLVVFTVILKSMVIEYWWQLIAGFFVLVFLIMMTVKLVNKNKKNK, translated from the coding sequence ATGCTGTATACCATCATCAAAGCTTTACATATTATCTTCATGGTAAGCTACTTTGCGGGAATTTTTTATCTCGTGAGGATTTTCGTTTACTATAAGGATACTGATGAATTTCCTGAAGAGAAAAAGAAAATTCTGAGAGAGCAGTACACCTTTATGGCCAGAAGACTGTGGAATATTATTACCGTACCTGCGGGGGTAATCATGACAGTATGTGGATTGGTCATGATTTTTTTAAATACCGGTTTGATGAAAATGGGATGGTTTCACTTAAAACTGACCTTCCTGATCGGGCTTGCCATTTACCATTACTGGTGCTGGAAAAAAGTCCTTCATTTAAAGGAATTACATGGAAATACACTGCCAATTGCCAATATAAAACTGAGACAGGCCAATGAAATTGCTACCTTCATTCTGTTTCTAGTCGTATTTACGGTGATTTTAAAATCAATGGTGATCGAATACTGGTGGCAATTAATTGCAGGATTTTTCGTTCTTGTATTTCTGATCATGATGACAGTGAAACTGGTTAATAAAAATAAAAAAAACAAATAA